The Lachnospiraceae bacterium KM106-2 nucleotide sequence TAGGAACCTCCATGTAGAAAAAACGAATTTGCTGTCGTACAGTTGACAAGACAGCTATATATGCATTATAGTGAAAAAAGTAACTAGATGTCAAATACATAATGAAAAGAGATGCTAGAAATGGAACGAATGCCGCATATTCAACTTACAGAGGAACAAGCAGTAAAGTATGCATTGTTACCTGGAGCACCTGAGAGAATCGATACCATTGCTAAGCTTTTAGATGAAGTGGAAGCGCTTGCTTACAATCGAGAGTTTAGAAGTATTAAAGGTAAATATCATGGTGTAGAGGTAATGGCTGTATCAACTGGTATCGGTGGTCCATCAACTGCAATAGCGGTAGAAGAGTGCGCAAAGCTTGGTGTAAAGGCAATGATCCGAGTGGGCAGCTGCGGCGCACTGCAAAGTAATATGCGAGTAGGTGATCTCGTATTAGTTACAGGAGCACTTCGAAATGATGGAACATCAAGAGCTTATATGGAACAGGGTTTCCCAGCAATTCCGAACTATGAATTATTACGAAGTTGTGAGGAAAGTGCTGCGGAACAGAAATTTAGCCATCATATGGGAATAACACGAAGTCATGATCAAATTTATTGTGAGCAAAAAGAAGCACTTTATGAAAAATGGTCGAAAAAGGGTGTCATGGCATCTGATATGGAAACGGCAGCACTATTTATGATCGGGCAGTTAAGAGGAGTTAAGACAGCGTCTATATTAAATGTCGTTGCAGAATATCAGCGATCGACAGAGGACGGAATCAATCAATATGTGAATGGTGATAAGGATTCTCTTGATGGAGAACAGAAAGAATTGATCACAGCATTAGAAGCATTTGTAAAAATGGAAAGAAGGATGAATGAAAATGAAATCAATATTTAGGACGAAGTTAGATGCAGCGTGTATTGTTTTAATACCAGCATGTATCGGAATTAACTATTTAGGAAAAATGTTTGCCGCACTTTTAAAATTACCTCTATGGTTAGATTCAATCGGAACTTGTATCGGTGGTGTACTAGGTGGACCAATCATTGGTGCTATCTGTGGTGCAGCCAATAACTTAATTTATGGTCTTACAGCAGGTGATAATATCACGTTAATTTATGCGTTTGCTAGTTTAGGCATTGGTTTAGCTGCTGGTATCATGGCGAGAATCGGATTTATGAAGACACTTCCAAAGACGATCATTTCCGCAGTTGTTGCTGGTGGAGCTGCTGTAATCATTTCAACTCCATTAAATGTTATCTTCTGGGGTGGTACAACCGGAAATGTATGGGGAGACGCTTTATTTGCAGCAACTCAGGCAGCAAAGATGCCTGTTGTTTTAGGATCATTTTTAGATGAGCTTGTAGTAGATGTTCCGGATAAGTTGATTACATTAATCCTAGTATTTTTCATTATTAAAGGTCTTCCAAAGAAACTAACATCTCTTTATGAAGCAGATGCCGAAATTGAAGATTTGGATGACTAGATAGGAGTACATAATGAAGAGCATTAGTTTATATGTGGATAATGGATCTTATTTAACAAAAATACACCCATTTACAAAATTAATGTATATAGTAACCATGATCGTAACAACGGTATTATCGGGTAAGCTTTGGGTATATGGAATTTGTATCGGACTCAGTGCATTGTTATTGTTTGCAGGAAAAATATTTAGAAAGACACTCCCTTTAATCGCGTTTTCTTTTACAATCCTAATTACTATATTTCTGATTCACGGACTTTTTCATCAAGGAAACCATAATGTCTTATTTCAGATCGGATCTGTTAAATTTTATAAAGAAGGTCTTTTATATGCAAGCAAGATCGGACTTAACATTCTTAATTTGCTGTTAAGCTTTGCGGTATTTGTTCTTTCTACAAAGCCGGCTGAACTAGTGGATGAGATGGAGAAGAAGGGAATGCCTTCTAAGTTCTGTTATATGATCAGCTCAGTATTCCAGATCATTCCTCAAATGACGGGTACAATGCACACGATTATGGATGCCCAAAGAAGTCGTGGATTAGAGACGGAGGGAAGACTACTAACAAGAATGAAAGCTTTTCTTCCTTTAATTTCTCCAGTAGTCATGAGCTCGCTTATTAGTACAAGGGAGCGTGCGATCGCATTAGAGGTAAGAGGATTTGATAGTAAGAATAAGAAAACTTATATCGAAATTCGAGAGAAAATGTTAATTGATAGAGTGCTGAATGGAATTATGGCAGTGCTGATAATAGGAATGATCATATGGAGGGTAATGATATGTCTTTTATAACTGTGGAACATTTGAAATATCGTTATCCCCATACTAAGAAATTAGTATTAGACGATGTTTCTTTTGAAATTGAAAAAGGAGAATTTATCGGGATCATAGGCGAGAATGGATCGGGAAAAAGTACACTTAGTCAGGCTTTTGTTGGTTTGATTCCGCAATTTTATAAAGGAGCTTATGGTGGAAAAGTTACGGTTGGAGGAATGGATACAAAAACAACTCCAATTTCTGAAATTTGTCAGCATGTGGGTTTAGTGTTTCAAAATCCATTTAATCAATTATCTGGTGCTAAGGATACTGTATATGAGGAAATTGCATATGGGCTTCACAATCTAGGAATTCCACGTGCGGAAATGATTGAGCGAATTGATCGAGTTATGAATTTATTAGGAATTGCCCAATATAAGCACAGAAATCCATTTGATC carries:
- a CDS encoding N-Ribosylnicotinamide phosphorylase; this translates as MERMPHIQLTEEQAVKYALLPGAPERIDTIAKLLDEVEALAYNREFRSIKGKYHGVEVMAVSTGIGGPSTAIAVEECAKLGVKAMIRVGSCGALQSNMRVGDLVLVTGALRNDGTSRAYMEQGFPAIPNYELLRSCEESAAEQKFSHHMGITRSHDQIYCEQKEALYEKWSKKGVMASDMETAALFMIGQLRGVKTASILNVVAEYQRSTEDGINQYVNGDKDSLDGEQKELITALEAFVKMERRMNENEINI
- a CDS encoding substrate-specific component STY3230 of queuosine-regulated ECF transporter, with protein sequence MKSIFRTKLDAACIVLIPACIGINYLGKMFAALLKLPLWLDSIGTCIGGVLGGPIIGAICGAANNLIYGLTAGDNITLIYAFASLGIGLAAGIMARIGFMKTLPKTIISAVVAGGAAVIISTPLNVIFWGGTTGNVWGDALFAATQAAKMPVVLGSFLDELVVDVPDKLITLILVFFIIKGLPKKLTSLYEADAEIEDLDD
- a CDS encoding transmembrane component STY3231 of energizing module of queuosine-regulated ECF transporter gives rise to the protein MKSISLYVDNGSYLTKIHPFTKLMYIVTMIVTTVLSGKLWVYGICIGLSALLLFAGKIFRKTLPLIAFSFTILITIFLIHGLFHQGNHNVLFQIGSVKFYKEGLLYASKIGLNILNLLLSFAVFVLSTKPAELVDEMEKKGMPSKFCYMISSVFQIIPQMTGTMHTIMDAQRSRGLETEGRLLTRMKAFLPLISPVVMSSLISTRERAIALEVRGFDSKNKKTYIEIREKMLIDRVLNGIMAVLIIGMIIWRVMICLL